One window from the genome of Oceaniferula flava encodes:
- a CDS encoding PEP-CTERM sorting domain-containing protein, producing MTFESYAGDVSDIESIVISWEMDIYGGQLVIDNDAVDPATGSYEFGAKISLDSDNTDVTTVNSSFAPVFTSTEVVNSGTFSLDGNDSDGIGDYSSEGADGMAVSGESVSSSGGDTVFSGVYSQYVSGPGGSANRTFDIGIVTEQYLNVTSDGGTEYAITPVNASGIVTLVYNLKTETIPEPSSMAMLALGGLALLRRKR from the coding sequence ATGACATTTGAGAGCTACGCTGGAGATGTCAGTGACATCGAATCCATTGTTATTTCTTGGGAGATGGATATTTATGGCGGCCAGCTGGTGATTGATAACGATGCTGTGGATCCTGCCACTGGGAGCTATGAATTTGGTGCGAAAATCTCTTTGGATAGCGACAACACGGATGTGACTACCGTGAATTCAAGTTTTGCTCCCGTGTTTACTTCCACTGAGGTCGTCAACTCAGGCACATTCAGTCTGGATGGTAATGACAGTGACGGCATTGGAGATTATAGCTCCGAGGGCGCAGATGGTATGGCGGTGAGCGGAGAATCCGTTTCTTCGAGCGGAGGCGACACTGTGTTCAGTGGTGTGTATAGCCAGTATGTCAGCGGACCTGGAGGTAGCGCGAACCGGACTTTCGACATCGGCATCGTCACCGAGCAGTATTTGAACGTCACCTCCGATGGTGGCACCGAGTATGCGATTACCCCTGTGAATGCCTCGGGTATAGTTACTCTGGTTTACAATCTGAAGACGGAAACCATTCCTGAGCCAAGCAGCATGGCGATGTTGGCCCTCGGAGGCCTCGCGCTACTGCGACGCAAACGCTAG